Proteins encoded by one window of Cannabis sativa cultivar Pink pepper isolate KNU-18-1 chromosome 4, ASM2916894v1, whole genome shotgun sequence:
- the LOC115712086 gene encoding protein C2-DOMAIN ABA-RELATED 7 produces MEKNMLGLLRIRVKKGLNLAVRDTLSSDPYVVVTMGNQKLKTRVVKNNCNPEWNDELTLSVTCLDTPITLTVYDKDTFTGDDRMGDADIDLKPYIECLKMGLKNLPEGCVVKRVQPTKQNCLSDESPCVWHGGKIVQDMCLRLRNVECGEIFVQIQWIDIPGSDPLFPQDM; encoded by the exons ATGGAGAAGAACATGTTGGGACTTTTGAGGATTAGAGTTAAAAAAGGGCTTAATCTTGCTGTTCGTGATACTCTAAGTAGTGATCCTTATGTGGTTGTTACCATGGGTAATCAG AAATTGAAGACACGTGTGGTAAAAAACAATTGCAATCCAGAATGGAATGATGAATTAACTCTCTCAGTAACATGTCTTGACACCCCAATAACACTT ACAGTGTATGATAAGGACACATTTACAGGAGATGATAGAATGGGAGATGCAGATATAGATCTTAAACCATACATAGAATGtttgaaaatgggattgaaaaatttaCCAGAAGGGTGTGTAGTGAAGAGGGTTCAACCCACAAAACAAAACTGTTTATCTGATGAGAGCCCTTGTGTTTGGCATGGTGGAAAAATTGTACAAGACATGTGTTTAAGGCTAAGAAATGTTGAGTGTGGTGAAATCTTTGTTCAGATTCAGTGGATTGATATTCCTGGTTCTGATCCTCTCTTTCCACAAGACATGTGA